The region GCCCCACTGCTGCgcctcaccaaaaaaaataaaggagatAAAGTGCTGCATGGGCCTTGGAATCGATGACACATGCAAACCGAAATGAACAGTTGAACCAAACCGTTTATTCAAAAGCCACTTCATTCCTAGTAGAGATGTAGTGAtaagaacaatattgtgatatcatgattaaaactaccacaatatcgtcgctgtcatgttcacaatatttaaaaggaacacatctgttactgttaaaaaaaaaaaaaaaaaaaaaaagtcatgttgatttccatttgtgcagttctagcaccctctagtgggtagtttattagtgcaatttaattttcattagggatgttttggccttctatgtttaaaattatgctaattgtcagatgaaggggaacctaatttgcttgtgaatcgatcaatgtgtgcttgcattagcaagtaagtgcctcaatatattgctttttttagtatgaggttttttttttttttgttttgtttttttttttacaatattgtgatcttttttaaatatcgccaaacccccacaatatcgtgataattatcgtatcgtgatgtttggacatCCCTATTTCctattgtgtgctttttttattgagtctggaaaaaaaattatcaatttttttcctcatcgAACGATATGTCGATATAGTAATTATCGTGACAGGCCTATATTTTTAACTAAAACtgcatttggaaataaaaaatgcaagcCACAAAATTACAGCTCAGAAACCTACCCCATACATACCTCGGCTTTTTGTTCCATGAAGGAGAAGATTCTCTCAATGCCGATGCTGACACCCACACATGGCACTTTCTTACCATTGGGGTCAAACATGCCAACCAAGCCATCATAGCGACCACCTCCAGCAACACTGCCCACATTAACACACTCATCAGAAGGGGAAACATTTTGAACTTCAGTGGAAAGGGACTCCACAGCTGCCTGAGACAGCACAGCTTCATATATAACTCCTGTATAATAGTCGAGTCCTCGAGCTAAACTGAGGTCAAACACCACCTGGAGATGACAACATATCAACATTAGAGCAGCAACAAAGACTTCAATATGAAATACAAGTCATAGCGAGTAGTATTTTATACCTTGTCTGTAACCTGAAAAAGTTGCAAGTAGCTGAAGAGCAGTTTTATGTCTGATAGACCTGCACAAGCTTGCTTGCTTCGAGACATTTTCTCGTCCTGAAGGAGACGCTCTGCTAAGTCCATTCCacctaaacaaacaaaaacagcttcCTCTTAAAATCCACGTAAAGTGAAAAACGTCCCATGATtttgacacaccacagagaAGACTGTTGCTAACTAGTGATGTGTCGGTCGCGAACGAGCCGGTACGAAGAGGAGAAGTTCTTTGAAGTggctctgtctctgtctctgtctctctctctctgtctctctctctctcttctgaaGCAAGGTTT is a window of Festucalex cinctus isolate MCC-2025b unplaced genomic scaffold, RoL_Fcin_1.0 HiC_scaffold_290, whole genome shotgun sequence DNA encoding:
- the LOC144011554 gene encoding histidine--tRNA ligase, cytoplasmic-like isoform X1, with amino-acid sequence MHTILCRVASPPLTVGTPKKMPWEDVKREMVNEKGLSEEAADLIGEYVSMQGGMDLAERLLQDEKMSRSKQACAGLSDIKLLFSYLQLFQVTDKVVFDLSLARGLDYYTGVIYEAVLSQAAVESLSTEVQNVSPSDECVNVGSVAGGGRYDGLVGMFDPNGKKVPCVGVSIGIERIFSFMEQKAEALALKIRTTEVQVMVASAQKNLMEERLKLVTELWNSGIKVTVRLFCCI
- the LOC144011554 gene encoding histidine--tRNA ligase, cytoplasmic-like isoform X2, whose amino-acid sequence is MNVESLIFGQRFCSKMPWEDVKREMVNEKGLSEEAADLIGEYVSMQGGMDLAERLLQDEKMSRSKQACAGLSDIKLLFSYLQLFQVTDKVVFDLSLARGLDYYTGVIYEAVLSQAAVESLSTEVQNVSPSDECVNVGSVAGGGRYDGLVGMFDPNGKKVPCVGVSIGIERIFSFMEQKAEALALKIRTTEVQVMVASAQKNLMEERLKLVTELWNSGIKVTVRLFCCI
- the LOC144011554 gene encoding histidine--tRNA ligase, cytoplasmic-like isoform X3 — encoded protein: MPWEDVKREMVNEKGLSEEAADLIGEYVSMQGGMDLAERLLQDEKMSRSKQACAGLSDIKLLFSYLQLFQVTDKVVFDLSLARGLDYYTGVIYEAVLSQAAVESLSTEVQNVSPSDECVNVGSVAGGGRYDGLVGMFDPNGKKVPCVGVSIGIERIFSFMEQKAEALALKIRTTEVQVMVASAQKNLMEERLKLVTELWNSGIKVTVRLFCCI